The following is a genomic window from Sphingomonas aliaeris.
GCGTCGCCATCGACCTTGGCTCGCCGGCGGCTGACAGCCTGGGCCGCGCTGGTCTTCCGGGCGGTGTCGATACGCAGTTCTGGGCGCGCTTCGGCGTCGGACTGGTCATATCCGTATTGGAAGATGCCTCCAACATCGCGAGCCGGGCAGTCGCCGGCCAAGGGACCTATACGACGCAGGTCCCCGGTACGACGGCGCAGACGGTCCTTCAGAACACCATGACCATCAAGCCAATCCTGAAGAAGAATCAGGGCGACACCGCGGCCATTTTCGTGGCGAAGGATTTCGACTTCCGCTCGGTCTACGCGGTGCGGCTGCGACGATAGAACGATGTCCTCGCAAACCGCGTCGCTGCTCTACACGCACAATGCCGAACCGATCAGCCGACACCTCGAACGCGATGACGTGACCGAACTCGTTATCAACGAGCCGGGTGTGATCGGCCTGGAAACACGTGGCGGTTGGGAGTGGCACGAGGAACCCGCGCTCGACAATGCCGCCCTCATGACACTCGCGAAGCTGATCGCGGGACTGACCAAGCAGGACGTGAATGCCGAATACCCGATCTGCTCCTCGGTGCTCCCAGGCGGCGAGCGGGCGCAGGTCGTGGTGCCGCCCGCCGTCGAGCGGGGGTTCATCTCGCTCACGATCCGCAAGGCGTCCGGTGTGACGATGGACCTCGACGATTTCGAACGCACGGGTCTTTTCAGCGAGGTCCGCGCACACGGTGTGAACGAAGAGGTCGATGCGCGGCTTCTCGCCCTACGGGATGCCAACGACTGGAAGACATTTTTTCGGCTTGCCGTGGAATCGCGAAAGAACATCCTGATCTCGGGCGCCACGGGGTCGGGCAAGACGAGCTTTTCCAAAGGGCTCATCAAGCTGATCCCGGAATACGAACGCATCCTGACGATCGAGGACACGCGCGAGCTCGTCGTGCCTCAGCGCAACCGCGTCCACATGATGTACGCAAAGGATGGCAAGGGCCTCCAGAAGGCGGGCGCAAAGGAACTCCTCGAGTCGGCGCTGCGCATGCGGCCTGATCGCATTCTCTTGCAGGAACTCCGCGACGGGACGGCCTTCTTCTATCTGCGCAACGTCAACAGCGGCCACCCCGGCTCGATCACGACCGTTCACGCCAACACTGCCGAAGGCGCACTGGAGCAGCTTACTCTTCTGGTGAAGGAGTCCGAAGGCGGCAACGACCTCGACCGGCACGACATCCGGGCACTGCTGCGCTCTCTGGTCGACATCGTCGTACAGATGGACCGATTGCCACCGGGTGAAGGGCGGCCCGCCCGCTATCGAATGACCGAGGTGTGGTTCGATCCCGCAGGCAAACTCCGTGAATGAGAGGAACGGAAGCGTGAGCGGCAAATGGGTGCGCAGCGCCGAGGGCTCCCAACCCGCGGCGATCGTCTTCCTAGCTCTTATGGGGACCGCCGTGAGCGCGGCCTTCGGTGCCGTCGCCGTGCTGTTCAAGGCCCACCTTCTCACCGGCCGCACGCCATGGTCGAGGGTGCCGGGCGCACTCTGGACGATGAAGGCGTACCCTATCGTCTACGGGCCGTTCCTCGTGGGTTTCGCGATCGGCATGGTGCTGACGATCCTCATGATGATCTCCAGCCTGTTCAGGCGCCAGCGGCTCCACGGGGAAGCCCGTT
Proteins encoded in this region:
- the virB11 gene encoding P-type DNA transfer ATPase VirB11, whose amino-acid sequence is MSSQTASLLYTHNAEPISRHLERDDVTELVINEPGVIGLETRGGWEWHEEPALDNAALMTLAKLIAGLTKQDVNAEYPICSSVLPGGERAQVVVPPAVERGFISLTIRKASGVTMDLDDFERTGLFSEVRAHGVNEEVDARLLALRDANDWKTFFRLAVESRKNILISGATGSGKTSFSKGLIKLIPEYERILTIEDTRELVVPQRNRVHMMYAKDGKGLQKAGAKELLESALRMRPDRILLQELRDGTAFFYLRNVNSGHPGSITTVHANTAEGALEQLTLLVKESEGGNDLDRHDIRALLRSLVDIVVQMDRLPPGEGRPARYRMTEVWFDPAGKLRE